AATTAACACGAATACATACCTAGTCcatgcttttctttcataacTTCAATCTCGTGTCCGTGCTTTCTGTAAAGCTCCTGACGATCATGTTCCTAATTTTCACATTGTTAGAATCTAGAAGACGTAAGAACCATTTATAGTAAACATACTCTTTTCTCCTCTTGCTCCCaaaaatttgcaaatttgCCCTTTGGTCCCGGCATAAAATCCGGCAATTCCGTCAAGCCTCTCAGTCTTCGAAGTTTGTTTTCCGAGTCCTATGAAACATTGTAATTAGAATTATGTATAAGTGGACTACACGCTCGTTTACCCGCTTAGCTAGTTGTCCGTCCGAAATTCGAGCCAACTCTTCGTCACGGCGAACACGCTCTACATTTTTTTCGCTGTATACTAATTACACAAGTTAACATAAAATTATTGGAGTATGAATCTCAAATATCCTACCATTCCAGCTTTTGTGTTTCAGTAAATTCAATGGCATGGTAATTTCGCAAACTTGCTGCCGATACAAGGTGTATTCCAATAGATATAAATTATAATGGATATTTTAATCAAAATGCTTTGATTAAGCCTCATAGAAGTACATTCTTCCTCAATTGAGTTCctggaaagaaaatgtttcaAATGTGTTGGGTTCGTAATATAGGATCGCTCTCCTTTCTAGCATCAATATAATGATGCTTGTTTTAAATGTAAAGTCAAAGTGtccttttttatctttatgTCAAATAAGTCTTTTATATTAATTATGTAGATTGAGAAGTTCTGGGAGAGTAGCAAGGAAAGGTCCATTGAAATGTCCCTTTATACATTGGCGAGAGATTCATTCATCAGAATCAATTTCGTACTATATATTTAAAGAATTGCCGTATTCAGTATGTTTCCTTGGAGGTTTCCATTTCGTCATAAAAATCAGGCAAGACAATTTAGCAAAAAATTTATGGAGTCAGAATATATACTTTAGCACTAATACTAGTATTCTAATTAAAAAACATCCGTCTTTTCGTGTTTGTGTTGGACGAAGAGTATAATCGAATTTGCGAACGCGTCGTAATTAAACCTATTCATTTCCAAAcaccattctttttcctaCATAGTCACTGTGTGACAAGAAATCCCGATTAAACCTTTTAATCTTGCATTTAttactttccttttcttcatttgagGCTCGTTTCTCTTATCATAGAAGCGAATCTTGCGATATCCTCATACACGATTTTTGAGTCGTCCTTTTTGGGCAACTTTTCATGAGTTCAGAGCAGGAAGGTGATTCTCTATATTTGGGGAATGAATTAGAAACTGAATTTGAAGGCAGCACCCATGGAACACGCCgttcctcttcttcttctcctgAACCTCTTAATGCGGTATGTTTAATTTACCCTGCGAAATTCAGGATTATATTAACTGGAAATCATTAGaaagattcaaaaagaagacgTATTGAACATGAACAGGATTCTTctataaaaacaaaagcacTTCAAAGATTTGCTTCGACCGAACTATCCAGAAATGATACTATAGATTCCATTGGCGAAGATGCTTTTCAAGGAGAAACTCAACCGAATCCTCAGTTTGAAAACCGTGTCGGAGTAATAGAAAGCATTCATCTTATTAATTTTATGTGTCATGACTCGTTGCGTATAAGTTTTGGCTCAAGGATCAACTTCGTTATTGGCCACAATGGAAGTGGAAAAAGTGCAATCTTAACTGGACTTACTGTTTGTCTAGGAGCGAAAGCCTCTAGCACCAATCGTGCTCCGAACATGAAGAGTCTGATCAAGCAAGGTAAAAGCTTCGCAAGGATATCCGTTACCATTAGCAATAGAGGATTTGAGGCATATCAAAGGAACGTCTATGGTGATTCTATTACCATTGAACGTACCATCCGTCGGGAAGGCTCTAGTGAATATAAGCTTCGGGGTCACGATGATACCGTTATTTCTACGAAACGTGAAGAGTTGGATAGTATTTGTGATCACATGGGACTTCAAATAGACAATCCTATGAACATTTTAACACAAGACACGGCGCGTCAATTCTTAGGAAACTCGAGcccaaaggaaaaatacCAGCTCTTTATGAAAGGAATCCAACTCAAGCAATTGGAGGACAATTATTCTTTGATCGAACAAAGTTTATATCATACAAAAAATGCTTTGGATGGAAAAAAGTCTGGTCTCCTCCAGTTAGccaagaaggaagaagaatgtAAAACCAAATGGGACCAGTCCCGTGAAACAGAGAATCTTCATaatattttggaaaagaagaaagaggaaaTGGCTTGGGCATTAGTTGTTGAAGTCGAAAAGGAACTTTTGGGTACTGAAGAAGAGGTACGGGCAGCGGAAGCTCGTGTTAACCAATGTCATGAAGAAAGGAATTCGTACGTTAAAAAATTCAGtgaatttgatgaaagGATTTTAGTGAAAAATCAGGCTATGGAGAGTCTCAAAACCTCTATTACAGAAACCAAAgcaaaatttgaaaacgTAATTAAAACCTTCGAGGCACACCGGTCGGAAATGAGTGATGTGGACATACAGAAAAGGGATATTCAAAACAGTATAAATGCTGCGAGAAACTGTCTTCAGATTTACAAGGATCAGCTAGCTAGTGAACGCGAACGCCAAAATACTGATGATGTCTCCGATCACCAACGAAGGCTCGATGAGATTTCTACTTTACAAAGGCAGATTGCCAATTTAAGTGAACAAGCGGTTGAATTGGAATCCAAAAGGAATGAGCTTCATACGactgtttttgaaaaggaaggtAACCTGTCTTCTCTTCTTGATAAAAAGGATGCTTTAGCTAAACAGGTGTCCAATCAAGCCGAAAAGATTCGCGTCATGGAGGAGGTCCAGAGAGACAAGTTGACAGCGTTTGGTAAGAATATACCGTATCTGCTACGATTAATAACTCGAGAAACTCGATTTCAACATCCCCCCAAGGGACCTATGGGTCGATTTATGACtgtaaaagaagaaaaatggcATCTCACTATTGAGAGAATATTGGGAAATGTAATAAATGGTTTTATTGTACGGACTCATCATGACCAACTAATTCTAAAAGAATTAATGCGTCGTGCTAACTGTAACGCTACTGTTGTTGTAGGCCGTTATGATCCCTTTGATTATTCTCTTGGAGAACCAGTCACTCCCTACTCCACTGTTCTTCAAGCAATTCGCTTTGAAGACGATGAGGTACTACATACATTGATTAATCATTTGGGAATCGAAAAGATGCTTTTAATTGAGGACAGAAAAGAAGCCGAAACATACATGAAAAGTGGTGTTCTAAATGTGACTCAATGTTATGCGCTGGACCCTAGAAGTAAAGGTTTTGGATTCCGTATAGTAAGTAACCAACGATCGTCAGGTATATCCAAGGTTACACCGTGGAACCGACCACCAAGAATTGGTGGCTCCGGTTCAATGGACTCTAGgcgagaaaaagaacagcTCGAGAACCTTAAACAGCTTTACGATAATGCTAATAATGATCTTCTTGCTGCGAAGCAAGAACAGGGAAAGTACAAAAGGGAAGAACAAATTGTTATTGAGAAGATTGAGGTGattaaaagagaaattttGGATACGCGGAGGCAGGTTAATGCCTTGGAATCAGTGGAAACCTCGGTGCTGGACACTgagaaaattcaaagtcttgaaagaaaaattacagagactgaaaaagaattagaaaGTTACGTTGGCCAACTTCAAGATGCTAAAGATGAAGAGCGAAGGATAAGGGAGGAGCAAAGGCCTGTTATAGATGAAATTGAGATGTTTAAggaaaaaattcaaagtgaaaatcaaaaattggCATTGCAGCAAGCCGAAATTGATCAAATTAGGGACGAAAAAACGAGACTGGAAATGGCACAAGAGGAATACGTGAATAAGTCCGATCATTTGTTGAATGAAATGCGAGAAAAAGAGGCTAAACGGATACGCTGTTCCCAAGTAGTAGCCGAGTACAGTGCGAAAGCGGCTA
The nucleotide sequence above comes from Schizosaccharomyces osmophilus chromosome 3, complete sequence. Encoded proteins:
- a CDS encoding leukocyte receptor 1-like protein, which codes for MPLNLLKHKSWNVYSEKNVERVRRDEELARISDGQLAKRDSENKLRRLRGLTELPDFMPGPKGKFANFWEQEEKREHDRQELYRKHGHEIEVMKEKHGLGPLPWYMQQNSESTENSTSTTIKRSVRDDPMSLVNSLLTEKNGFDEKNKKEKAYKRKERHKSKRSSPKEHGSLSHKHGISKRRRHHET
- the smc6 gene encoding Smc5-6 complex SMC P-loop ATPase subunit Smc6 produces the protein MSSEQEGDSLYLGNELETEFEGSTHGTRRSSSSSPEPLNAKDSKRRRIEHEQDSSIKTKALQRFASTELSRNDTIDSIGEDAFQGETQPNPQFENRVGVIESIHLINFMCHDSLRISFGSRINFVIGHNGSGKSAILTGLTVCLGAKASSTNRAPNMKSLIKQGKSFARISVTISNRGFEAYQRNVYGDSITIERTIRREGSSEYKLRGHDDTVISTKREELDSICDHMGLQIDNPMNILTQDTARQFLGNSSPKEKYQLFMKGIQLKQLEDNYSLIEQSLYHTKNALDGKKSGLLQLAKKEEECKTKWDQSRETENLHNILEKKKEEMAWALVVEVEKELLGTEEEVRAAEARVNQCHEERNSYVKKFSEFDERILVKNQAMESLKTSITETKAKFENVIKTFEAHRSEMSDVDIQKRDIQNSINAARNCLQIYKDQLASERERQNTDDVSDHQRRLDEISTLQRQIANLSEQAVELESKRNELHTTVFEKEGNLSSLLDKKDALAKQVSNQAEKIRVMEEVQRDKLTAFGKNIPYLLRLITRETRFQHPPKGPMGRFMTVKEEKWHLTIERILGNVINGFIVRTHHDQLILKELMRRANCNATVVVGRYDPFDYSLGEPVTPYSTVLQAIRFEDDEVLHTLINHLGIEKMLLIEDRKEAETYMKSGVLNVTQCYALDPRSKGFGFRIVSNQRSSGISKVTPWNRPPRIGGSGSMDSRREKEQLENLKQLYDNANNDLLAAKQEQGKYKREEQIVIEKIEVIKREILDTRRQVNALESVETSVLDTEKIQSLERKITETEKELESYVGQLQDAKDEERRIREEQRPVIDEIEMFKEKIQSENQKLALQQAEIDQIRDEKTRLEMAQEEYVNKSDHLLNEMREKEAKRIRCSQVVAEYSAKAATRCERVPVTHTPTELDNEIERLQLQITEWRNRTGISVEQAAEDYLKAKEEHDRSKLLVTKLQSLLESLEETLRKRNEMWVKFRKLITLRTKELFELYLSQRNFTGKLVIRHQDEFLEPRVYPANRNLSVSRDRQTLSQVSVQGLSGGEKSFATICMLLSIWEAMSCPLRCLDEFDVFMDAVNRLVSIRMMVDSAKDSSEKQFIFITPQDMGQIAFDDDVVVFRLSDPVKSSSALPASTAP